A stretch of Alkalicella caledoniensis DNA encodes these proteins:
- a CDS encoding tyrosine-type recombinase/integrase, whose protein sequence is MKSTDFAMYLNKYFTVYLPNVKGMTPLTIDSYRYTFILFLTCLQEELNISANRVQMSDLSYKNVLLFLEWLQKQRLNSISTRNQRQAAINSFVRFLMYEFPECLDNYQRIVGIPIKKAPQKEISYMKTDGVKLMMSQIDVASSGGLRDYVMLSLLYTTGMRVSELISIRVKDLSLYEPYTLLLRGKGHKSRYVPLMKDIIPFIHQYLVQEGYDRQEKLSEWLFKNHMKSQLTRQGINYLVGKYAKRAREINSEIIPADFSPHKMRHTTAMGLVDSGVDLIYIRDLLGHVSVKTTEVYAKAEVSRKREAIEAASKEIVPPEKAQWDNNTDLKQWLKTFNR, encoded by the coding sequence ATGAAATCCACTGATTTTGCAATGTACCTTAACAAATATTTTACCGTTTACCTTCCAAATGTTAAGGGTATGACACCATTAACAATTGATTCTTACAGATACACTTTTATACTTTTCTTGACGTGCTTGCAGGAAGAACTTAATATTTCTGCAAACAGAGTACAGATGTCTGACCTTTCGTATAAGAACGTACTTCTATTCCTGGAATGGCTTCAGAAACAACGTCTAAACAGTATATCAACAAGGAACCAGAGGCAGGCAGCAATCAATAGTTTTGTAAGGTTTCTAATGTATGAATTTCCTGAGTGTCTAGATAATTATCAACGAATCGTAGGGATTCCGATAAAAAAAGCACCGCAGAAAGAAATATCCTACATGAAAACAGATGGGGTAAAATTAATGATGTCTCAGATAGATGTCGCTTCTTCTGGAGGGTTGCGAGATTATGTCATGTTGTCCCTTCTCTATACTACAGGCATGCGTGTCAGCGAACTCATAAGTATCCGGGTAAAAGATTTATCCCTTTATGAACCATACACGCTTTTACTTCGCGGTAAAGGGCATAAAAGCCGCTATGTACCACTTATGAAGGATATCATTCCTTTCATCCACCAATATTTAGTACAAGAAGGATATGATAGGCAAGAAAAACTTAGTGAATGGTTGTTTAAGAACCATATGAAAAGCCAATTAACTAGACAGGGTATAAATTACCTTGTCGGTAAATATGCGAAACGTGCTAGAGAAATTAATTCGGAGATAATTCCAGCGGATTTTAGTCCTCACAAAATGAGACATACAACGGCTATGGGACTCGTTGATTCTGGGGTTGACCTAATTTACATACGGGATTTACTAGGTCATGTCAGTGTTAAAACTACGGAAGTTTACGCAAAAGCAGAAGTAAGCAGAAAGCGTGAAGCTATTGAAGCTGCTAGCAAGGAGATTGTTCCACCGGAAAAAGCACAATGGGATAACAATACTGATTTAAAACAGTGGCTAAAAACATTCAACCGCTGA
- a CDS encoding Mu transposase C-terminal domain-containing protein: protein MNSFVENNYNKKVHSSIKMAPIDRFKEDMQRLKLIPSKQEIDNIFMYRATRKVKNDATLSIDNILFEVPMKYIGDKVNVRFLPTALDKAFIFSEEGKLLDCIYPVDKVVNSKIIRDHNLKPIDFSAFTPQIKEDISCTKLIMD from the coding sequence TTGAATAGCTTTGTTGAGAACAATTACAACAAAAAGGTGCATAGTTCAATCAAAATGGCGCCAATTGATAGGTTTAAAGAGGATATGCAGCGCCTTAAACTTATTCCTTCTAAACAGGAAATAGATAATATCTTTATGTATCGAGCCACTAGAAAGGTTAAGAATGATGCAACTTTATCCATAGATAATATCTTGTTTGAGGTTCCAATGAAGTATATTGGAGATAAAGTTAATGTTAGGTTTCTTCCTACTGCTTTAGATAAAGCTTTTATTTTCTCAGAAGAGGGTAAATTGCTTGATTGTATCTATCCTGTAGATAAGGTCGTAAACTCAAAAATCATCCGAGATCATAACTTAAAGCCCATAGATTTTTCAGCATTCACACCACAAATTAAGGAGGATATTTCATGTACCAAGCTTATTATGGACTAA
- a CDS encoding ExeA family protein, translating into MYQAYYGLTADPFPKEMEVKNSFKSKDFEQAFSRLEYLKSTKGFGLITGEPGVGKSFLLRSFTGSLNPNLYKVVYIPISTLTVSDFYRALCDGLGVNPSFKKVQLFKQIQEAIYTYHSKNVTPVIILDEAQFLKNSVLDDLRIIFNFEMDSKDYSIVILAGQTPFITQINRQTHEALKQRIMVNYYLKGLSRDETKEYIVSRLKFAGRSDPIFTENAFELIYSSTSGCLRVINSLARLSLNTGASKGLASIDNEVILEAQGEINITA; encoded by the coding sequence ATGTACCAAGCTTATTATGGACTAACAGCTGACCCTTTCCCTAAAGAAATGGAAGTTAAGAATAGTTTTAAGTCTAAAGACTTTGAGCAGGCTTTTAGTAGATTAGAGTACCTTAAAAGTACTAAAGGATTTGGCCTAATCACTGGTGAGCCTGGAGTTGGTAAGTCATTTTTACTTAGAAGTTTTACAGGTAGTTTAAATCCTAATTTATACAAGGTAGTCTATATACCAATTTCAACTCTTACAGTATCTGATTTTTACAGAGCACTATGTGATGGACTAGGAGTAAACCCATCCTTTAAGAAGGTACAGCTATTTAAGCAAATTCAAGAGGCTATCTATACATACCATAGTAAAAATGTTACTCCTGTGATAATTTTGGATGAGGCACAATTTCTAAAAAACTCTGTTCTTGATGATCTACGAATTATATTTAACTTTGAAATGGATTCAAAGGATTATTCAATAGTTATATTAGCTGGTCAGACTCCTTTTATTACCCAAATTAACCGACAAACTCATGAGGCCTTAAAGCAACGTATTATGGTCAATTATTATTTGAAAGGCTTATCAAGGGATGAAACAAAGGAGTACATCGTTTCGAGATTAAAGTTTGCTGGTAGATCTGACCCTATTTTCACCGAAAATGCATTTGAACTTATTTACAGTAGTACCAGTGGATGCTTACGGGTGATTAACTCATTAGCACGGTTAAGTTTGAACACGGGTGCTAGCAAAGGTCTTGCTTCAATAGATAATGAAGTTATCTTAGAAGCACAAGGTGAGATAAATATTACTGCATAA
- the galE gene encoding UDP-glucose 4-epimerase GalE translates to MNILVTGGLGFIGSHTTIELIKNNHTVLIADNLCNSKIEVLDKLSTITDIKPIFYQIDVTDEVKLEEIFNNHEIDGVIHFAGLKAVGESVSKPLEYYYNNLVSTMVLSKMCVKYGVGKFVFSSSATVYGDQPSPLKEEMELKKTTNPYGETKAMSERILTDTAKANNNFSVSLLRYFNPVGAHESGLIGEDPSGIPNNLMPFVTKVAKGQLEKLSVFGNDYDTIDGTGVRDYIHVVDLAKGHVKAIENLDKGINIFNLGTGRGTSVLELVNAFMKVNEIDVPYEIVGRRSGDIAICYADASKAERELEWKAELTIEGMVRDAWRFEQNNR, encoded by the coding sequence ATGAACATATTAGTAACCGGAGGCCTAGGCTTTATCGGCAGCCATACAACAATAGAACTAATTAAAAATAACCATACTGTACTCATAGCGGATAACCTTTGTAACTCAAAAATAGAGGTGTTGGACAAGCTATCTACAATAACAGACATTAAACCGATTTTCTATCAAATTGATGTGACGGATGAAGTAAAGTTAGAGGAAATCTTCAATAATCATGAAATTGATGGTGTGATTCACTTCGCTGGTCTTAAGGCCGTAGGTGAGTCTGTTTCCAAGCCACTAGAGTATTACTACAATAACTTGGTTTCTACAATGGTGCTTAGCAAAATGTGTGTAAAGTATGGAGTTGGAAAGTTTGTATTCAGTTCATCTGCAACCGTATATGGTGATCAGCCTTCTCCACTTAAGGAAGAAATGGAGCTTAAGAAGACTACCAATCCATATGGTGAAACGAAGGCTATGAGCGAGCGGATCTTAACAGATACGGCGAAGGCTAACAATAACTTTTCTGTTTCTTTACTTCGTTATTTCAACCCAGTAGGTGCCCATGAGAGTGGATTGATAGGGGAAGATCCTAGTGGTATTCCTAATAATCTTATGCCTTTCGTGACCAAGGTAGCAAAAGGACAATTGGAGAAGTTAAGCGTTTTTGGAAATGACTATGATACAATAGATGGCACTGGAGTTCGTGACTATATCCATGTAGTTGATTTAGCAAAGGGACATGTAAAGGCCATTGAAAACTTAGATAAAGGTATAAATATATTTAACTTGGGCACAGGCAGAGGAACTTCTGTACTGGAACTTGTTAATGCTTTTATGAAGGTAAACGAGATTGACGTTCCATATGAGATAGTAGGTAGACGTTCTGGGGATATTGCTATATGCTATGCTGATGCAAGTAAAGCAGAGAGAGAACTTGAGTGGAAGGCAGAACTTACTATAGAAGGTATGGTTAGAGATGCTTGGAGATTTGAACAGAACAATAGATAA
- the murJ gene encoding murein biosynthesis integral membrane protein MurJ encodes MKKTAILLILISIISKVIGFGREIILAYFYGASNISDAYIISMTIPTVVFAFIGSAISTAFIPMYTKIEKHSGEGEANNYTNNLVNLLMIVSTIIVFLGLIFTKQIVFIFASGFEGETLALAIRFTRVSLLGIYFTSLVYVFNSFLQIKGNYVTPALIGFPMNIIIVLSIILSYYTSVILLAVGVVLSVLAQFVFLIPSIYKKSFRYKKIIDIKNPQIKNMMYLALPVILGVAVNDINVIVDRTIASQLATGGISALNYAQRLNGFVQGIIVVSISTAMYPLISKMAVENKYKDLKKTLSEAIVGTSMLIMPCTLGAMIFSTPIIETLFGRGAFDTQAIEMTSNALFFYALGMTGIGLRQILSRPFYSMQDTKTPVINASIGMVINIFLNIILSRYLGIGGLALATSISATITALLLFISLRRKIGPFGMKQISISFLKVLFSSMVMGLASKISFNYLTNISTQNASLLMAIFIGAISYFVVIYFMKIEEVDVLVASLKKKLGRGVA; translated from the coding sequence ATGAAAAAAACAGCAATTCTATTAATTTTAATATCAATTATATCTAAAGTTATTGGGTTTGGAAGAGAGATAATTTTAGCATATTTTTATGGGGCCTCAAATATTAGTGATGCTTATATTATATCTATGACAATTCCGACTGTTGTATTTGCATTTATAGGTAGCGCTATTTCCACGGCTTTTATACCTATGTACACTAAAATAGAAAAACATAGCGGTGAAGGTGAAGCGAATAACTATACAAATAATTTAGTTAACCTGTTGATGATAGTAAGTACAATTATTGTTTTTTTGGGACTGATATTCACAAAACAAATAGTTTTTATTTTTGCTTCGGGTTTTGAAGGTGAGACATTAGCCTTGGCAATAAGATTTACAAGGGTTAGTCTATTAGGAATCTATTTCACTTCTTTAGTATATGTTTTTAATTCATTTCTTCAAATAAAAGGAAATTATGTGACTCCTGCTTTAATTGGCTTCCCTATGAATATCATTATAGTTTTGTCAATAATATTAAGTTACTATACAAGTGTGATTTTATTAGCGGTAGGCGTTGTTTTATCTGTTTTAGCTCAGTTTGTTTTTTTGATACCTTCGATATATAAGAAAAGTTTCAGATATAAAAAAATAATAGATATTAAAAACCCTCAAATAAAGAATATGATGTATTTAGCTCTTCCAGTTATTTTAGGGGTTGCGGTAAACGATATAAATGTAATAGTTGATAGAACAATAGCTTCGCAGCTTGCTACTGGTGGTATATCGGCATTAAATTATGCACAGAGATTAAATGGATTTGTTCAAGGTATTATTGTTGTTTCAATATCTACAGCTATGTATCCACTGATCTCAAAAATGGCAGTAGAAAACAAATATAAAGATCTAAAGAAAACATTATCAGAAGCTATTGTTGGAACATCTATGTTAATAATGCCATGCACTTTAGGAGCAATGATATTTTCTACTCCCATTATAGAAACCTTGTTTGGGAGAGGAGCTTTTGACACACAAGCTATAGAAATGACATCTAATGCTTTGTTTTTTTATGCTTTAGGCATGACCGGAATAGGTTTAAGACAAATACTTTCGCGGCCATTTTATTCTATGCAAGATACTAAGACACCTGTGATTAATGCCTCTATTGGAATGGTTATAAATATTTTTTTAAATATTATATTATCAAGATATCTAGGTATTGGAGGTCTTGCCTTAGCAACAAGTATATCCGCTACAATTACAGCCCTACTTTTATTCATAAGCTTGAGAAGAAAGATAGGGCCATTTGGCATGAAGCAAATTAGCATTTCATTTCTAAAAGTTTTATTTTCTTCAATGGTTATGGGATTAGCCTCTAAAATTAGCTTCAATTACCTGACAAATATTTCGACACAAAATGCATCGCTATTAATGGCGATTTTTATCGGTGCAATTTCATATTTTGTAGTTATATATTTTATGAAAATAGAAGAAGTGGATGTTTTAGTAGCGTCACTTAAGAAAAAACTTGGCAGAGGTGTTGCTTAA
- a CDS encoding adenylyltransferase/cytidyltransferase family protein: MKKYKVGYTTGVYDMFHIGHLNILKKAKEQCEYLIVGVTTDELVSYKNKKAIIPHEERMAIVESIKFVDQVVSQESMDKMVAWDKYKFDVMFVGSDWKGTDKWNEFERQFGEVGVDIVYFPYTQGTSSTKLRSVLDKIMKNDDNSSGVK; the protein is encoded by the coding sequence TTGAAAAAATACAAAGTAGGCTATACAACAGGAGTATATGATATGTTTCATATTGGACATCTTAATATATTGAAAAAAGCAAAGGAGCAATGTGAGTATTTAATTGTTGGAGTTACGACAGATGAATTAGTATCATATAAAAATAAAAAAGCTATTATACCTCATGAAGAACGGATGGCGATAGTAGAAAGTATTAAATTTGTTGATCAAGTCGTATCCCAAGAAAGTATGGATAAAATGGTGGCGTGGGATAAGTATAAGTTTGATGTAATGTTTGTAGGAAGTGACTGGAAGGGTACGGACAAATGGAATGAATTTGAGCGACAATTTGGCGAAGTAGGAGTAGACATTGTTTATTTTCCTTATACTCAAGGAACATCTTCAACAAAGTTGAGAAGTGTTTTGGATAAGATAATGAAAAATGATGATAATTCAAGTGGAGTTAAATAA
- a CDS encoding IS110 family transposase, which yields MNFNQNNKINQVKEETIVIGVDIASEIHYARAFDWRGIELDKVFKFHNSEEGFYRFYAWLEKIKNRASKTDILVGAEPTGHYWFSLGESLKKNKIKLVLVNPFHVKRSKELDDNHPSKTDAKDPKTIAKLVIEGRFNEPYMPEGVYAELRIATVNRIRITKELSMIKNRMERWIKCYFPEYKKVFGAFDGAASLIVLENSPLPKDLVELGAEGINQLWRQRKLRAVGIKRATSLYNAAKSSVGVTQGLEAAKLELRMLLEDYHNKVKQYEIILEMIERLCAEIPGVDKILEIKGIGLVTISSFLGEVGDIRRFDSPKQIQKLAGLALKESSSGKHKGQTTISKRGRKRLRAILFQAAMPLVGKNKEFSSIHHYYTTRKHNPLKKKQSIVAICCKLIRVLFAILTKNEEYSAQRLITDIRRPNIQLAA from the coding sequence ATGAATTTTAACCAAAATAACAAAATTAATCAAGTAAAAGAAGAAACAATTGTCATAGGTGTCGATATAGCAAGTGAAATACACTATGCTAGAGCCTTTGACTGGAGGGGCATAGAACTAGATAAGGTATTTAAATTTCACAACAGTGAAGAGGGATTTTACAGGTTCTATGCTTGGTTAGAAAAAATTAAAAACAGAGCTAGCAAGACAGACATTTTAGTTGGTGCTGAACCCACTGGCCATTACTGGTTTAGCCTAGGTGAAAGTCTGAAGAAGAACAAAATTAAACTGGTTTTAGTAAACCCATTTCATGTAAAAAGAAGTAAAGAGCTTGATGATAACCATCCATCAAAGACAGATGCTAAGGATCCTAAAACAATAGCTAAGCTAGTCATAGAAGGAAGGTTTAATGAGCCATATATGCCAGAAGGGGTTTATGCGGAACTACGAATTGCAACAGTTAATAGAATTAGAATTACAAAAGAATTAAGCATGATTAAAAATAGGATGGAACGCTGGATAAAGTGTTATTTTCCAGAATATAAGAAGGTGTTTGGAGCTTTTGATGGCGCAGCAAGCCTAATAGTACTAGAAAATAGTCCTTTGCCAAAAGATCTAGTAGAACTTGGAGCAGAAGGGATTAACCAGTTATGGCGTCAACGCAAACTAAGAGCTGTTGGGATAAAGAGAGCCACGAGCTTGTATAATGCAGCTAAAAGTAGTGTAGGGGTCACACAAGGTCTTGAAGCAGCCAAGCTTGAGCTAAGGATGTTACTTGAAGACTATCATAATAAAGTTAAGCAATATGAGATTATCTTAGAGATGATAGAGAGGTTGTGTGCAGAAATACCAGGTGTTGATAAAATACTTGAGATTAAAGGGATAGGACTAGTCACGATTTCTAGCTTCCTAGGGGAAGTGGGTGATATAAGGCGCTTTGACTCACCTAAGCAGATTCAGAAACTGGCTGGCCTTGCACTTAAAGAAAGCAGCTCAGGTAAACATAAAGGACAAACAACTATTAGCAAGCGTGGCAGGAAACGTTTAAGAGCCATACTGTTTCAGGCCGCCATGCCACTAGTAGGAAAAAACAAAGAATTTAGCTCAATTCATCACTATTACACAACCAGAAAGCACAACCCACTGAAAAAAAAGCAGTCGATAGTAGCAATATGCTGTAAACTGATAAGGGTCTTATTTGCCATATTAACAAAGAATGAAGAGTATAGTGCACAACGACTTATCACAGACATCAGAAGACCTAACATTCAACTAGCAGCTTAG
- a CDS encoding HIT family protein, translating into MSSVISDFTHKFKTDELSIYETEYWLWSLRPVQSTLGAGVLSLKRECWNFSELKQEEFSDLYNVIKVIEQTLQNAFDYDKINYLMLMMIDKQVHYHVIPRYKDEVKFNNKSWVDSGWPGIPSLAGDEVDISLSKDIIRNIKDNLVL; encoded by the coding sequence ATGAGTAGTGTAATTTCGGATTTTACACATAAGTTCAAAACGGATGAATTATCAATTTATGAAACTGAGTATTGGCTTTGGTCACTACGACCAGTTCAGAGTACTCTCGGGGCAGGTGTATTATCATTAAAAAGAGAGTGTTGGAATTTTAGTGAGTTGAAGCAAGAAGAATTTTCAGATCTTTATAATGTTATTAAGGTAATTGAACAGACATTACAAAATGCTTTTGACTATGACAAAATAAATTACCTAATGCTAATGATGATAGACAAACAAGTACATTATCATGTTATTCCTAGGTATAAAGATGAAGTCAAATTTAATAATAAATCATGGGTTGATTCAGGTTGGCCAGGAATACCAAGTTTAGCAGGGGACGAAGTAGATATAAGTTTGTCAAAAGATATTATAAGAAATATCAAAGATAATTTAGTTTTGTAA
- a CDS encoding CDP-glycerol glycerophosphotransferase family protein, which produces MNELRKNQIKHQLIKYPVINTMARKTYKIARIILKKVYLICSLCFLVKPIENKKIIISNYYGKGYGDNAKYICEEILKQGLDYDLVWMLKSDLIGKTEVPNEIRVVKYKSIKALYEMATAKVWIDNSRKEFYPIKRKGQYYIQTWHSPLRLKKIEKDAGLALSSEYVKSAIKDSKNTDLITSGCDFSWNIYRNSFWYDGEILKTGTPRCDLFFQDGKDIKEKVMNYFGLASKSKIILFAPTFRRNNSPETYTLEYKKILKILEEKHGEDWFFLVRLHPNVSSLSESMEYSDKVLNATNYDDMQELLCAIDILITDYSSSMFDMAIAGKPCFLHGKDIEEYLNNEREMYFSFDQLPFDFSKTDEELLYNIRLFNEETYKRKLDKFSKEINLYEDGTASMQLVEKIKTIT; this is translated from the coding sequence ATGAATGAATTAAGAAAAAATCAAATAAAACATCAGCTAATTAAATATCCTGTAATTAATACAATGGCTAGGAAAACATATAAAATAGCCAGGATTATATTAAAGAAAGTTTATCTTATTTGCTCATTGTGTTTTTTAGTTAAACCTATCGAAAATAAAAAAATTATAATATCAAACTATTATGGCAAAGGATATGGAGATAATGCGAAATATATATGCGAAGAAATATTAAAGCAAGGCTTAGATTACGATTTAGTCTGGATGTTAAAAAGTGATTTGATAGGAAAAACGGAAGTTCCGAATGAAATAAGAGTTGTAAAGTATAAATCTATTAAAGCGTTGTATGAAATGGCAACAGCTAAAGTATGGATTGATAATAGTAGAAAAGAATTTTATCCAATTAAAAGAAAAGGACAATATTATATTCAGACATGGCATAGCCCATTAAGATTGAAAAAAATTGAGAAAGATGCAGGGTTAGCGTTAAGTTCTGAGTATGTTAAATCTGCAATAAAGGACTCCAAAAATACAGATTTAATAACTTCTGGCTGCGACTTCAGTTGGAATATATATAGGAATTCTTTTTGGTATGACGGTGAAATTCTTAAAACAGGAACGCCTAGATGTGATTTGTTTTTTCAGGATGGTAAGGATATAAAAGAAAAGGTTATGAATTATTTTGGCCTAGCTTCTAAGTCGAAAATAATACTATTTGCACCTACTTTCAGAAGAAACAACTCTCCAGAAACTTATACTTTAGAATATAAAAAAATACTTAAAATACTAGAAGAAAAACATGGAGAGGATTGGTTTTTTCTGGTAAGATTACATCCAAATGTATCTTCTTTGTCAGAATCCATGGAATATAGTGACAAAGTTTTGAATGCAACGAATTATGATGATATGCAGGAACTCCTATGTGCGATTGATATTCTTATTACAGATTACTCATCTTCAATGTTCGACATGGCTATAGCAGGTAAACCATGCTTTTTACACGGTAAAGATATTGAGGAGTATTTAAATAATGAAAGAGAAATGTACTTTAGCTTTGATCAATTACCTTTTGATTTTTCTAAGACCGATGAAGAGTTGCTATATAATATAAGGTTATTTAATGAAGAGACTTATAAAAGAAAACTTGATAAATTTTCAAAAGAAATTAATTTGTATGAGGATGGAACTGCCTCAATGCAATTAGTTGAAAAAATAAAAACTATCACATAA